In the Chitinophagaceae bacterium genome, one interval contains:
- a CDS encoding STAS/SEC14 domain-containing protein yields MITSRPEPGYLLVESRGELFTRDDLLRQSRLIHDEIIKHQAKRILVDEVATKFPLELFPYYELVKFYLDNFPPGIRQFKIAIVIAEDYEKMARFWQTVCTNRGLQYFAFTSFQKAQHWLTNETYQSLK; encoded by the coding sequence GTGATCACATCCCGCCCCGAACCAGGATACCTGCTGGTAGAATCCAGGGGTGAACTGTTTACCAGGGATGACCTGTTGAGACAAAGCAGGCTGATCCATGACGAGATCATAAAACACCAGGCCAAAAGGATACTGGTTGATGAGGTGGCCACTAAATTTCCGCTGGAACTTTTTCCGTATTACGAACTGGTTAAATTCTACCTCGACAATTTCCCGCCCGGTATCCGCCAGTTCAAAATTGCCATTGTGATCGCAGAAGACTATGAAAAGATGGCCCGTTTCTGGCAAACCGTATGTACAAACAGGGGACTGCAGTATTTTGCATTCACTTCTTTCCAAAAAGCTCAGCACTGGCTGACAAATGAAACTTACCAATCGTTAAAATGA